In Thermodesulfobacteriota bacterium, the DNA window ATCCGAATAAAGGGATTCTTGAAGCATCTGATTTTTGCTCTTCATTGAAGAAAGTGGGAACGTTGGCTCTGATCAGAAAAAAAATCAAAACTTCTCCCCGCCGTTTCCTAGAGGGTGGAGTCTATCGAGTTCTTGCAGGCGATATAAAGATATGGTGGCTCGATGTAATGGGAAAACCGGTGGATCAATTCGCTGTTATTTACTGGAAGAAGAATATATACAAGGCCAAGAAATGCTCTTCAGAGAAATAATGCTCGAATGTAATAAATAATTAGCCCTCTAAGAGTAGGGCTCCGGGATCTTCTATGAGTTTTTTAATCCTTACCAGGAATAAGACTGCTTCGCGCCCATCTACTATACGGTGATCATAGCTCAGAGCCACATACATCATGGGGCGTATCTCTATGTTTTGGTTTATTACGACGGGTCTGTCCTCAATTTTGTGCAGACCCAGGATGCCTACCTGTGGAGGGTTGAGAATCGGTGTGCTTAGCAATGAGCCAAAAACGCCACCGTTTGTTATGGTGAAGGTACCTCCAAGTAAATCTTCGAGTGAAAGCGTTTCATCCTCGGCTTTTTTCACATATTCGGCAATTGCCCTTTCGATTTCAGCGAAAGACATTTTATCAGCATCGCGTAACACCGGGACTACCAATCCTGCGGAAGCGCCGATGGCTACACCAATGTCATAATAATTTTTGAGTATTATTTCATCTTCCTGTATCTCCGCATTCAAAAGTGGAAAGTCTTTCAAAGCCCCTATCGAGGCCTTGACAAAGAATGAAACTATGCCAAGGCCGATCCCATAGCGTTCCTTGAAGGACTCCTTATGGCGTTTGCGTAGTTTCATTAGAGAACTCATATCGATCTCGTTAAAGGTAGAGAGAATCGCCGCTGTCCTCTGGGCTTCGAGCATACGGCGAGCTATAGTCCTTCGGCGACGAGACATTCGAACCCTCTCTTCTTGCCTGGAACGATCTGCTGCAGGTTTGGGAGCGCCTGGTTCTTGCAAGACCTTCT includes these proteins:
- the odhB gene encoding 2-oxoglutarate dehydrogenase complex dihydrolipoyllysine-residue succinyltransferase, producing MSFNIVVPEMGESVVEATVVRWLKREGEPVSPGEAVVELETEKANFEVGAEKGGVLVRIDKNEEDDVMVGDVLGVIDEARKEEEEKKRKPEQEREKRKKAAEEPEKKIEVKREEFETKEREPLRVVKEEEEGPEIKATPVARRIAEENDVDLRLIEGTGPNGRITKEDIENFLEKKRAEPKPSGIEQREEKVLQEPGAPKPAADRSRQEERVRMSRRRRTIARRMLEAQRTAAILSTFNEIDMSSLMKLRKRHKESFKERYGIGLGIVSFFVKASIGALKDFPLLNAEIQEDEIILKNYYDIGVAIGASAGLVVPVLRDADKMSFAEIERAIAEYVKKAEDETLSLEDLLGGTFTITNGGVFGSLLSTPILNPPQVGILGLHKIEDRPVVINQNIEIRPMMYVALSYDHRIVDGREAVLFLVRIKKLIEDPGALLLEG